aatatccATGTTCTTGTACATTGATGAATCAATCAAATTTCATTCAAGTCTAAAATAAAGTTATCAAATAGCTTCTCAAGTATCTTTGAGTGTTGGATTTCTATTTATCTTTTCTCAATGTATTATCATTTTTGACATTAAAACATATGGCAGCTTGATGCCGCTTTGGCATCTTCAGATGTGCTCATTCAGTTTTATGACTTCAATTAATTTTATATTAGTTACACCATCTTTTACTCGTGATCTTAATTTTGACTTGTTCATTCTCGTGCTGGTTTTGTtgtaattttttcttcttttctgctGTGTAATTCCTATTTTTTAAAAGCAATTGAATGTACAAGTTATGATTTCTTTCCTGTGTGCCCATACCTCTCTAGGTCTAGATGGAAATATGAACTCAATTTCTGCAATATTTTTTTGCTAGTTTTTTTGTGTAAGTTTTATTTAGTAATAATTTAATGAAAATGGATATGGTTCTTTGACACCCAGACTGACTTGCATCTAGAAATGCAAAATGGTGATATTTATCAACCTTTCAGCTGATCCCTTAATGATATATACTCATTTTTTTagaactcccccccccccccccccccaaactttTATGAAAATATAGATGCTGAGGCATTGTGATGTGTAGCCATCATGCCTACATTCAATTAATAAAGGTGGCCAGTGGCCACCGTTCATGTGATGACTTCATCCATGATGATGGGGTTAATAGTTAAAGGAAAACATTTAAGCCCTTGGACAGTGATGAATCAATCAAAAGTTTGTTGATCTCAAATACAGTTACGAAATTGCCTTCATTCATGATGATTTTACTCATTTTTAttgcttaaattattttaatagtagTTGCATCATTTTTTATTTGTGATCTCAATTTTGATTTCATTCTCATGGTGTGCATTATTTTCAGTCGTTCTGTCTTTTCATTTTTGTGAGAGCAATTGAGTGTACAAGTTATGATTTCTTTTTGGTTTGCCCCTATCTGTTTCCTCCAGGTCCACATGGAAAGATGAACTCAATTTCTGCAATCCCTTTTCACTGTATTTTGATTAAGGTTTATTTAGTATATCTTCTAATGAGAATGAATATGATTCTTCTGGAGATGATAAGAGATGTGATGCTAATTCCTGATGCTCAGATTTACTTGCATTTAGAAAAGTATAATGGCGATATTTGTCAATCTTCCAGCTGAGCCCTTGATGATATTGCACTCATTTCTTTTTAAGAATACATATGCAATGAGGCATGGTGCATACATTCAATCAATAAAGGTGACCCATGGCCACCATTCATGTATATTTTGATGGGGTTGATAGTTAAAAAAAAACATGCAGTCCTAGGACAACGGAGTCCATCAAAATTTCATTGGTCCGGAATAAAGTTACCAAATTGCATTTCAAATTCAAGTGCCTTTGAGCATTGAATTTTGATTTACCTTTCCCGCAATGTAATATCATTTTTGACGTCAAAACATATGGCAGTGTGGTGCTGCTTTAGCATCTGCGCATATGCTTTTGCAgtgttattatttaaattaatttttatagtAGTTGCAACATATTTTATTTAGTCTCTCTTTTTAACTTGTTCATTTTTGTGGGGTGTTTGTGTTGCAGTCTTTCCTTCTTTTCTGCTGTACCTTTACAATTTTCTGCGAGCAAATGAATGAAAAGTTCTGCACTGCCCTATTCTTAGATCTAATATATTTTGGCCGTTATTGATGTGCTGCTCCCTCCCCCCGGCCCTCTTCCTAGTACAGTTCGCTCAGTGCATGCACTTACAATTGTATTTCCTGGATTGCTGATGTTGCTGAGAATCTGGGTTATCTATATGTAATTTGGAGATGAGGTTTTCAGTTGTTGCAAGGAACAGAAAGGTTATTTGGAAGTGTGGTAGGAGCTTTAATTGCTCATAGGGCTTAACTTCTATATGTACTCTTTTTTTCTTTGTTGCTTCAATTTTAAAAAGTACCATTTTCCCCTTGAAATTATTTACATTCAAAACTTCTATATGTACTTTTTTCTTTGTAAAACAAATATTTACCCATCTGTTACAATCTAGTATGGGTGTTTTATAAATGCATATTTTAAAATTCCATTCCCATTCATTTACATTTGACATTAATTCTTATAACTCTTGATATATTGCCGTCATTTGCTTTTATTTACAAATGCGGCACTATGGTCATTTTCAAATACATCTCTTAGGCATTCACTTTAACTTTGATTGCTTCATATTTTGTCATTTGGAGAAGCATTGGATGATGATATGGGAATGAATCTCTAATGAAAAGTTTTCACTGCGTGTTTTGGAACATGGATTTTGAACCTAatgttaatataattttatattacattttgatttgaaattgaatacaaattcaaatttgaggTCTCCTTAATGATAGGGTTAGCGTACTTTGCACATTTATCCTCACAAAATTATGGTAATTTTGTCTCCGAGTTGCGGTTAGCAATCAATCTTTTGTAAAAGCACACTAAAATTAGTTCTGTTGTTGTATTGGTTTGGGGGCAGAAAATTagtaataaataaaaagaaggggaaaaataTCTATTAGGTTTGGGGTAGTTGAGCTTTCTATAGAAGGGGAAAAATATCTATTAGGTTTGGGGTAGTTGGGCTTTCTATGAATGTCCCAAGTGCCTTCTCAAAGAATAAATGATATTGTTCCCCACAATGATGCCAAAGGAGGCACTTGATTggttcttttaattatttttagcTTCTTAAAGAATTTTTATTGGTAGAGTTGTGCAATCAATTGGTTTGACTAGTTTAAGGATGAAAAATATGGTGGGTGTGTTGTACATATTTTCGGTAAAagtaatattatataaaatatttttataacttctaataaaattaaacaaatgaataatatattataattatttagttTATAGATATTAAGGTAAAAATGTTCaaagttatttataaaaatttatgtttttctaGAGCTATGAATACAAATATAAACGTTATTATTGTAGCTCCACATAGATACAAAAATTAAAACAATTCTTAAAAATATAATGTATCATATGATAAGAATCCTAACAAAAAAATAtgcaaaatattaatttttaatatttaaatatcattataaaaaatttaagaaatatcccattattatttatttatttatttatttcatacaaaatcTCAATATATGACTTCGAATGATAAGAGTAATAAATTTATGACAATTTATGTTAATCCATGGTTTTATTAACTtggttttgaaaaaatattaaattcagaCTCTCATAGATTAACTACAAAAAGTCTCCTTCAAATCAATTTTAAGGCATTCACCTCAAATAATGATATTAATTGTTGTATCTATTTAGAATATGAATGTGCAAGCAAGTAAAATAAAGTCATATTATTGGTCTATGTGTTTGATACTTAGATGTCAAGATTTGTACCATCTAATCATTTTCATGGAAGAAGTTATTTCCTTAATGCAAAAATTTACCCAATTTGAAATCAATTCTCAAATTAAGAATCCATAGAAACCATCCTCATCATTCCTTCAAACACTTGAGTGATTTAGAGGACTTTTCAAATGATTTAGTTAATTAAGTAAATACAATTATCTGAGAAACATAATTAAGTTTGGATTGCCCAGATGATTATGCCTTAGGGTTCTTATAGGTTGATATTAATACAATCGTTTATGAGTAGTGCATTAATTTATATTAGTGTTTTAAAAGGTAAAGGCGTAAGGCGAGACGCTTTACCCTCCTTGAGGCGAGACGTAAGTCTAAAGGTGTTGAGGtgtaatatatattaaataattaataaataaaattaatttatatatagtaaaaaaatgaggaaaaatttataaaaatggaaataaaataaaatataattttaaaatattatataagccatgttaaaaaataagcatgaggCACATTACTAAAAGAAAGAAAACCCAAATTAAAGCATCCTCCACTAATTTCTAAATGACCAAAGTTATAGAGACCCGAAtcaagaaaataaaggaaaataaataaaagaaaaggaaaatcaataaaagggaagaaaaaacaaaaaaagaatgGAGATGGTTTGGTTATGCCATCGACGTTTTCAGGCCATCTCAGGAATCCGTCGATGGTTTCGTACTGGACAACTTGCCTATAAGTAGGTttaagctcattttttttttccttttatagaAAAACTCaattcctctttctctctctctctcttcctaggCTTCATGGAGTCTGCTCTCACTCCTCGAAcgtctttctctcctctctcgaGTTGCCAGGTCACTTCCTGCAGCGTTTTCGAGAAGTTAGAGTTTTTATCTTCTGAACGTTTTAGACATATTTTTAGgaacaggtaaagggaataaattataccagcTTGTTTTTTAAGTTGAATCGATTAAACTACCATATATggatatatgaatattattttacaacttGGATTTGCCATTCCTTAGCAATGACAATTATCTATACCAACAATGTTGCTGGTTATTTCAAAAGTACTTATCTACTCTATAGTAAAGTAAATGGATTTGGGTCAACATGATATAAAATAGTATCTTCTCTAAAAACAAATTGTCCCTAATTCTAAAATTTGGAAAATGCCTTTTTCCTAAGTTTTataatagttgatggaaaatcaTAGGCATCAAGCAAGTCAATCTACACTTGGTgataaattttcaataatttttaggggttttattccctttttttttttctttgtgcaAGAACAAAACCTAAAGCTCTAACCTCTCTCAATACATTTATATGTAATCTTAGCCACAAATTCTTTTCTAGGAAAAAAATATGTATCATGAAATTTATGACACTTAGTAAATGCATCCAATTAATGAATGAACCAGTGCCCATCTAGGAATAGTTCAAAACTTAATTATTTATTACTTAAATTTGCTACTTTTAAATTAAAGTGAGTTAAACCACTATTATTTTAAGaattatattaataaaaaatattcaaattaaaGGGAAAGTTTGAAAGTCTTGTTAGAAACCGGCGGCCTAATAATAGTCTAATATGGGAAGACGTTGTGGCCTGTCATTTGAATAACCTAAAAAAAGCCACGGTGAGCTGCTCACAGCTGTCCacagaaatttgaattttaaagcaatCGGATCGTTGCCTTACCGACcgttgaaattttgaaaaactcatccCAACCCCTGCCCAGCCCAGCTCATTCAAAACAAAAAAATCCCGCTTCTCATTCAAACAATTGGAGCCGTTGGAACAACCtttctataaataaataaacctcTGTCCCCACCCCACTTCTCCTTCATCCCCTCCTCTTCCCAGCCCCCCAATCTGTTTCGATCGATTCtcgctttttctttttctccgAGAAACCCTTTTCGCTTTTTGTTTGATTCTTGCGAAAATGCGCGAGATTCTTCACATTCAAGGGGGGCAATGCGGGAACCAGATCGGAGCCAAGTTCTGGGAGGTCGTCTGCGCGGAGCACGGGATCGATCCCACCGGAAGGTACCAAGGCGATTCCGATCTTCAGCTGGAAAGGATAAATGTTTATTACAATGAGGCGAGTTGTGGGAGGTTCGTCCCTCGGGCTGTGCTCATGGATCTTGAGCCTGGGACCATGGATAGTCTCAGATCCGGCCCCTATGGTCAGACTTTCCGACCCGATAATTTTGTTTTCGGCCAGTCCGGTGCCGGGAACAATTGGGCGAAAGGCCATTATACTGAAGGTGCCGAATTGATCGATTCTGTGCTCGATGTTGTCCGCAAAGAAGCAGAGAATTGTGATTGCTTGCAAGGTTTGTTGTTTGacatctctgtctctctctctctctctctctctctctctctctctctctctctctctctctctctctctctctctcacacaatTTTGTTGTTTATGTGGGTATTCTGTTTTGCAGGTTTTCAGGTTTGTCATTCTCTGGGAGGAGGGACCGGATCTGGAATGGGGACCCTTTTGATTTCGAAGATCAGGGAAGAATACCCAGACAGGATGATGCTCACATTCTCCGTCTTCCCCTCCCCGAAGGTCTCCGATACAGTTGTCGAGCCTTACAATGCAACTCTCTCTGTTCACCAGCTTGTGGAAAATGCAGATGAGTGCATGGTTCTTGACAATGAGGCTCTCTATGACATTTGCTTCCGAACTCTGAAGCTCACAACTCCAAGCTGTAAGAAAATTCTAGTCTATTTTCGGCTGTTGCTCTATGTAGGcttcttaattttcttctttGCCCTTTGTATCAACATTATTAATTTACCCTGTGGTTTTGTTCCGTGCGCAGTCGGCGATCTCAACCATCTGATTTCCGCAACTATGTCTGGAGTCACCTGCTGTCTGAGATTTCCCGGACAGCTGAACTCCGACCTCCGGAAGCTCGCTGTCAATCTCATCCCCTTCCCTCGCCTCCACTTCTTCATGGTGGGTTTTGCTCCTCTCACCTCCAGGGGTTCCCAGCAGTACAGGAACCTGACCGTGCCTGAGCTCACCCAGCAAATGTGGGATTCAAAGAACATGATGTGTGCTGCAGACCCCCGCCACGGCCGCTACCTCACTGCCTCAGCCATGTTCAGGGGCAAGATGAGCACCAAGGAAGTGGATGAGCAGATGCTCAATGTTCAGAACAAGAACTCTTCCTACTTTGTGGAATGGATTCCAAACAACGTCAAGTCGACGGTTTGCGATATTCCACCGACGGGCCTTAAGATGGCATCGACTTTTATCGGGAACTCGACATCCATACAAGAAATGTTCCGCCGGGTGAGCGAGCAATTTACGGCCATGTTCAGGAGGAAGGCTTTCTTGCATTGGTACACCGGAGAGGGAATGGATGAGATGGAGTTCACGGAGGCAGAAAGCAACATGAACGATCTGGTTTCGGAGTATCAACAGTACCAGGATGCAACTGCAGATGAGGAAGACtatgaggaggaggaggaagacaTTCATGACAtgtgatggtgatgatgatgatgatgagtgatgatggtataatatttatatatggaTGGAGGAGGATGGTGATGAAGGAATGGATGTATTGTGCTGCAACTTTCGGTTGCCAGTGTCTGGCTAGAGAATTGGGTTTCCGTTTCTTTCCAGGGttcatgttatatatatgtggTTTCAACTTCTTAGTCTGGCATGAAAAAAAACGAGGAAGAAATTGTCAAGGTAGTATGTTTTGACAAGCCATTTAATGAAGTTGTTTGTTCTATTATTTACCTtgctaaattaaaattaaaacttcAAATGCTTGGCTTTATTTCATCCATGTACTACTGCAGTGCTGTAGCGGTCACGTTTATTTGCATACCCCTGTGTCACGGTCCAACTATTTTCATACCCTTGTGAAGGtcgtgtggcgctagctaaaacactcttaccTAACTAGCCAActtatcatttaccaacatttaTCCATAAACACTTttattagcattcattcaaatagaagcggaaacagtaatcattTCATAAAAACCGTGGCAAGCAAGTAAACATTGAAATAAAGTAGGTTAAATACTTTTACAAACTCGTGAGTTTTATAATGACTGTTGATCAAAGTGACTGAGAAGTCATATTACCTTATTTGACATATAAAGATGCTACTAGTagaaataaccctacactagtatttttTACATGATGGAagcccatcccaagcacacgaggcAAGTGGTCATAGGCAAGCGTAATGCCCTAAACAAGGTTAACTCCGTGACCCTGCAGTGTTCCTCTGCACATCATTTGCAGCATAccaattttcttttttcttggtGACCTTGCCAGCCTTAGACGAGCCCGTCCATCGAACCTGTAGCAGTGAGCATATTATATTAGTTGAAGGaatgaaaaaaaattgttaaaattgTCACAATGGCATCAAATGCaactataaaaaattatgaagaaaattaaaaattagaaaaaaaaccTAAGATTAAAACCCAATAACAtgtttgggtatttttaaaactaaaacaaattaaaaacttaactaaaaaaataaaataaaatttcaaaaaaaaaaaaaaaaaaaagtgtatataCAATGAACAATTtagttaaaaattttttttttagatattaaaatttttagctACAGGGTTGCAaaagtaattaaaaattaaaaattatatttatttatttattttttgcggATAAgtgaaaattaaaaacaaaaacacaaagaaaactaacattaataaaatatttttataatatgtttttcactatgtaaaaataaaataataaaattttttgctttattttcattTAAGAGTACTTCAATACCAATCTCCCAAATTGTAATGCAAACCAACTTTAATGCATTATATATACATTTAGGTTTTTACCCTTTCATTTCCAATCCCCTAATTCTATCATGCGAACCAAATGTTTCACATTATTTTATTGATATTGCTTTTTCATTAGCTAATTGAAAACTATACACAATGCCGATGAACCAAATGTGacattaattagcattaattcaCTGATACATTCCTGATTGCAATTGCAATTAGTTCAAATCGCAGTCAACTAATTCCCCAGCAGTTTGATGCTGTGGCTGCAATTGTTGACATCAACTACAGGCATCATGTCTTTTGACCAATAGGGAGAGGAAGACAGATATGTAACTTGCTGCTTCTCTCTCTGCTTACCAAGCGAGCCTGCAGTGGGGACAAACAAATCCTTCATGCTAAGCTTTTACCTTTGCTTTCTTCATCATGTTTGTACTAAGCATGTCTCGGAAGATTTCCCAAATGAATTACTCAGACCATGCATAAAAGATTCAAAACAAAAAAGAGGGGTCAAAAATCTTATCTCTGCAAATGGTTTCCAATGCTTgcaaaacaaaaaagaaatatGGTTCTGTGTCTCTCACCATTCATCGGGAGGGCATATTCTTAACCGCATTATCTATGAAGCCCGGTTACTTATCAGATTAAAGAGAGGGCCATGTCATTTTTTGAATGCTTATTTTGCCCTTTGCTATATCAGCTTGCAGCTTCTTACGTTGAGATGAATGCTTACAGTACAACCTTTCATTTTTGTCATAAATCTTATTTCGCAGCATTGGAAACTAACCATTTGCATAGATAAGATTTAATGTTTCTCTTCTAATGCATCTAAATATTTTAGAAATCATCATAAATACAAAGCAAAAATAAAACAATGAGAATCTGGttttaataaatacaaaaatGGAACAATGAGAATCTGGTTTCATATAACGAGGCCGTGCTTAAACTACTGTTTTATAGTGTATGGGCAATACTTCATTAGAGTGCCAATCTCAAGCAAACTAACTAAAAGTCCAGAAATTCACTGGATAACAGATTtggtaaaaataatatataaagaatcacAACCAAAAATGAAGAGACCCTTCTGCTCGACTCAAACTATGAAGGGGTCAAAGTTCTCATTTGTGCAATGGTTTCCAACGCTTTCAAACTAATATTTAAACCCGTATGTTTTTGCTAGCATGCGTCTGGACATACAACAACAAGTGTTAAAACTAACTGATTAGAACATGATACAGACAaaatagtgaaaataaataaCTGCTTAAAAATACTTGCATTCCTAACTGCTTGAACCCACAGAGAATGTGTTGCACTTGGCACATGCTATGCATGCGCTTTATAATGAAACGGACAAACCAGAAAGGAAAATGTCCTGTAGAAATGTTAATTTTATTTGTCAACACAAGAAAATTTTCATGAGCCATCACCCTAACATGCTCAAAGGCAACAACAATCAAAGAGAATTTGcattataaatactaaaaatttacATACATTATGCGCGTTATGTTTGATGAAAAAGAGCTGAAAATGAGAGTTCGCTCAAGTTTGAAAGACAATCCACCAAGTCACTTTGCTGAGAAAGATGCATTATGGAATCGAAGGCAACAATCAGTAAATCAAGAGAGTTGAAACAGGGACAAAATGACTACCATGAACTTGGCTGTTCTCTGGTAAAAACGAAGGCTGTCCAAACTTCAACATCTAAACATAGAGCCTGATAACCAAGTGTTTAGCTTTCTCAGCCGTTGTCCAAAAACTGAACTGCACACTTCTAAAAAACAGAATACCACATGGTTGTTAAATTGCATGCTATTGAAACAAGCTAAACCATAAATATAAAGTGGAACTTGAGAATGAAGGTCTCATTACTGGACCATCTGCAACAAAAACTACATTTTCATAATTGACCATCAAATTAcaactaaaaaacaaaaacataatacaAGTACAAAAGAACGTCAATTTACAACACAAAACATGCAACACAACCACTTCAAAGTTCAAACATCTCCTACTTCTCACCATCTTTGATGGCTTTATCTACAACTACTTTGATCTTTTTGTACTCAAATTCCACTGGGCAAACAGCAAACTCTTCTGGCACCACTGGGCGCCTATTCCCACAGATGGTCCACACAAACAACACAATGAAGGAGCCCAGTGCTCCACAACCAGTGCCAAAAATCAGTGCAGCAAGAAACCTTA
This Malania oleifera isolate guangnan ecotype guangnan chromosome 11, ASM2987363v1, whole genome shotgun sequence DNA region includes the following protein-coding sequences:
- the LOC131168375 gene encoding tubulin beta-2 chain isoform X1: MREILHIQGGQCGNQIGAKFWEVVCAEHGIDPTGRYQGDSDLQLERINVYYNEASCGRFVPRAVLMDLEPGTMDSLRSGPYGQTFRPDNFVFGQSGAGNNWAKGHYTEGAELIDSVLDVVRKEAENCDCLQGFQVCHSLGGGTGSGMGTLLISKIREEYPDRMMLTFSVFPSPKVSDTVVEPYNATLSVHQLVENADECMVLDNEALYDICFRTLKLTTPSCKKILVYFRLLLYVGFLIFFFALCINIINLPCGFVPCAVGDLNHLISATMSGVTCCLRFPGQLNSDLRKLAVNLIPFPRLHFFMVGFAPLTSRGSQQYRNLTVPELTQQMWDSKNMMCAADPRHGRYLTASAMFRGKMSTKEVDEQMLNVQNKNSSYFVEWIPNNVKSTVCDIPPTGLKMASTFIGNSTSIQEMFRRVSEQFTAMFRRKAFLHWYTGEGMDEMEFTEAESNMNDLVSEYQQYQDATADEEDYEEEEEDIHDM
- the LOC131168375 gene encoding tubulin beta-2 chain isoform X2 — encoded protein: MREILHIQGGQCGNQIGAKFWEVVCAEHGIDPTGRYQGDSDLQLERINVYYNEASCGRFVPRAVLMDLEPGTMDSLRSGPYGQTFRPDNFVFGQSGAGNNWAKGHYTEGAELIDSVLDVVRKEAENCDCLQGFQVCHSLGGGTGSGMGTLLISKIREEYPDRMMLTFSVFPSPKVSDTVVEPYNATLSVHQLVENADECMVLDNEALYDICFRTLKLTTPSFGDLNHLISATMSGVTCCLRFPGQLNSDLRKLAVNLIPFPRLHFFMVGFAPLTSRGSQQYRNLTVPELTQQMWDSKNMMCAADPRHGRYLTASAMFRGKMSTKEVDEQMLNVQNKNSSYFVEWIPNNVKSTVCDIPPTGLKMASTFIGNSTSIQEMFRRVSEQFTAMFRRKAFLHWYTGEGMDEMEFTEAESNMNDLVSEYQQYQDATADEEDYEEEEEDIHDM